In Solanum lycopersicum chromosome 5, SLM_r2.1, the following are encoded in one genomic region:
- the LOC101268764 gene encoding zinc finger CCCH domain-containing protein 53-like, whose amino-acid sequence MHEFSSAATVAAAAALMMGDDMHKLRRSRFERGDFGLNGGVGIINPRSRQIYLTFPADSTFKEEDVSNYFSTYGPVQDVRIPYPQKRMFGFVTFVYPETVKTILAKGNPHFVCDARVLVKPYKEKGKVPEKFRKQHQQQQQEATPTAGSNTNSILIFDVCFVADNGFALNYGSFC is encoded by the exons atgcatgaattttcttcAGCAGCAACAGTTGCA GCAGCTGCTGCATTGATGATGGGTGATGACATGCACAAATTGAGGAGAAGTCGTTTTGAAAGAGGGGATTTTGGACTGAATGGTGGAGTTGGAATAATAAATCCACGTTCAAGGCAAATTTACTTGACATTTCCAGCTGATAGTACTTTCAAAGAAGAAGATGTTTCCAATTATTTTAG CACTTATGGGCCTGTTCAAGATGTGAGGATTCCATATCCGCAAAAGAGGATGTTTGGTTTTGTTACATTTGTTTATCCGGAGACTGTGAAGACCATTCTTGCCAAAGGAAATCCTCATTTTGTATGTGATGCTAGGGTGCTTGTCAAGCCTTACAAAGAGAAGGGCAAAGTCCCAGAGAAGTTTAG GAAGCAACACCAACAGCAACAGCAGGAAGCAACACCAACAGCAGGAAGCAACACCAACAGCATATTGATATTTGATGTTTGTTTTGTTGCAGATAATGGTTTTGCACTCAATTATGGATCATTttgttaa
- the LOC138348976 gene encoding uncharacterized protein — MSLSLAQLLNELQAAKTLVKKHVPSMALNVEKGSTSKPQGGQKKKKAHKAKATVPPTGGVKKSKGKRFHCKMSGHWKTHCPDFLAKKKNKPGATDHICTTMQGFQETCKLIREKVSIFQADGSTAPVLALGYITFSFDSGRVLILKDVLYAPAVRRNLISVSKVLRDGYDNCNIS, encoded by the exons aTGAGTCTATCTTTGGCACAATTGTTGAATGAGCTACAGGCGGCAAAGACCCTTGTCAAAAAACATGTACCATCAATGGCACTTAATGTTGAGAAAGGTTCTACTTCTAAACCGCAAGGTggacagaagaagaaaaaggctCACAAAGCTAAGGCAACTGTACCTCCAACTGGGGGAGTGAAAAAGTCTAAGGGTAAGCGTTTTCATTGCAAGATGTCAGGTCATTGGAAGACACATTGTCCAGATTTCTTAgccaagaagaaaaacaaaccaG GAGCCACTGATCATATCTGCACTACTATGCAGGGGTTTCAAGAAACGTGCAAGCTGATTAGAGAAAAAGTTAGCATTTTTCAAGCAGATGGCTCTACAGCTCCAGTTTTAGCATTAGGATATATTACTTTTTCGTTTGATAGTGGtagagttttaattttaaaagacgTTCTATATGCACCTGCTGTTAGAAGAAATTTGATTTCAGTTTCTAAAGTTTTGAGAGATGGTTATGAT AACTGCAACATATCGTAG
- the LOC138348975 gene encoding uncharacterized protein has translation MKEPTTTSVLAARPPPAEARLLGGELEMSDDRERDDTAREGRYRERGSTRKRDDTERGSTRFNMSPFNPISTILGQNKLEGSNYVDWRRNLDIVLTAEEYKLVLHEKCPLKPNDQSSDEDKLAYQKWRKTDEMARYYIMASMSNVLQHQHQAMLSAFEILENLKRMFGYQGRSAKQTAMRTLMNTKIVEGTPVRDHVLKMIGLLNELEVLGAEIDNDS, from the exons ATGAAGGAACCTACAACTACTTCCGTTCTTGCGGCGCGACCTCCACCTGCTGAAGCACGACTGCTGGGCGGAGAGCTGGAGATGAGCGATGACAGAGAGAGGGACGATACAGCGAGAGAGGGTCGATacagagagagagggtcgaCGAGAAAGAGAGACGATACAGAGAGAGGGTCAACGAG ATTCAACATGTCTCCTTTTAATCCCATTAGTACTATTTTGGGTCAAAACAAACTAGAGGGTTCTAACTATGTTGACTGGAGGAGAAATCTTGACATTGTGTTAACTGCTGAAGAATATAAGCTTGTGCTTCATGagaaatgtccattgaaacCAAATGATCAGTCTAGTGACGAGGATAAATTAGCTTATCAGAAATGGCGCAAAACTGATGAGATGGCGCGATATTACATTATGGCTTCAATGTCAAATGTTttgcaacatcaacatcaagcTATGTTGTCTGCTTTTGAAATTCTGGAGAATCTCAAACGAATGTTTGGATACCAGGGTCGATCAGCTAAGCAGACTGCCATGAGAACTCTCATGAACACTAAGATAGTTGAAGGCACCCCTGTAAGAGACCATGTTCTGAAGATGATAGGTCTTCTGAATGAACTAGAGGTTTTGGGGGCTGAAATTGACAATGACTCCTAA